One segment of Camelus bactrianus isolate YW-2024 breed Bactrian camel chromosome 27, ASM4877302v1, whole genome shotgun sequence DNA contains the following:
- the NSMCE3 gene encoding non-structural maintenance of chromosomes element 3 homolog — protein MLQKPKSRGRAGSQPEREQDGGRGGGGAEEAPSTSRGAAGAGWQGSRRAEASPKAGPRSQKQLELKVAELVQFLLIKDQKKIPIKRADILKHVVGDYKDIFPDLLKLAAQRLEYVFGYRLVELEPKSNTYILINTLEPVEEDAEVRGDQGTPTTGLLMIVLGLIFMKGNSIKETEVWDFLRRLGVHPTKKHLIFGDPKKLITEDFVRQRYLEYRRIPHTDPVDYEFQWGPRTNLETSKMKVLKFVAKVHNQDPKDWPAQYCEALAEEEARARPQTGGPAPSS, from the coding sequence ATGTTGCAGAAACCGAAGAGCCGAGGCCGCGCTGGCTCCCAGCCAGAGAGGGAGCAGGACGGGGGCCGCGGCGGGGGCGGTGCCGAGGAGGCCCCGAGCACGTCCCgcggagcggccggcgccggatgGCAGGGCAGCCGCCGGGCCGAGGCCTCCCCCAAGGCGGGGCCCCGGTCCCAGAAGCAGCTGGAGCTGAAGGTGGCGGAGCTGGTGCAGTTCCTGCTGATCAAGGACCAGAAGAAGATCCCGATCAAGCGTGCGGACATCCTGAAGCACGTCGTGGGGGACTACAAGGACATCTTCCCCGACCTTCTCAAGCTGGCCGCCCAGCGCCTTGAGTACGTCTTCGGGTACCGGCTGGTGGAGCTGGAGCCCAAGAGCAACAcctacattctcatcaacacgCTAGAGCCGGTGGAGGAGGACGCGGAGGTGCGGGGCGACCAGGGCACGCCCACCACCGGCCTCCTGATGATCGTGTTGGGGCTCATCTTCATGAAGGGCAACTCCATCAAGGAGACAGAGGTCTGGGACTTCCTGCGGCGCCTAGGGGTGCACCCCACCAAGAAGCACTTGATCTTTGGGGACCCGAAGAAGCTCATTACCGAGGACTTTGTGCGGCAGCGTTATCTGGAGTACCGGCGGATACCGCACACCGACCCTGTGGACTATGAGTTCCAGTGGGGTCCGCGAACTAACCTGGAAACCAGCAAGATGAAGGTTCTTAAGTTTGTGGCCAAAGTCCATAATCAAGACCCCAAGGACTGGCCGGCGCAGTACTGTGAGGCTTTggcggaggaggaggccagggcCAGACCTCAGACAGGTGGCCCGGCCCCTTCCTCTTGA